GTCGGCCATCGCGTCGGCGCTGTCGAAGGCGAAGATGTGCCCCTGGTGCAGCGGGACACCCAGGGGCGTGCTGCCGGTGATGGGCACCCGGGGAGGGTGGACGGCGAGCGTCTCGGGACGGAGGGCGGTCGTGTCGTCGTTCATGGGACCCAGTGAACGGGCGATCCGCTTGCGGTCACAGGACCAATCCCGGCAGATTGGTCCGGCGATGAAGCCAATCCCCCTCCCCCTCGACGAACTCGTCGCCCGGCTCGGCCGCTGGTCGGCCGGGCGGGGCCCGCTGTACCTGCTCCTCGCCGCCCGTTTCCGGCAGTTGATCGATGAGGGAGTGCTGGTCCCGGGTGCCCTGCTGCCGCCCGACCGGCGGCTCGCCGGGGCCCTGGCGGTGGGCCGGACGACGGTCGTGGCGGCGTACGACACGCTCCGTCAGGAGGGGCGGCTCGTACGGAGGCAGGGCAGTGGGACGCGTGTCGCGTCCGCCGCGCTCCCGCCCGGGCCCCGTGTGCGCGAGACGTCGAACCCGCTGTTCCTGCATCTGCTGGAGGCGCCCGACGACGTGATCCTGATGAGCTGCGCGGCCCCGCTGGACCCACCGCCCGAACTGGCGGAGGCGTACCGGACGGTGACGCTCCCGCCGGGCGACCTGGGCTACCACCCGGCGGGCCTGCCGGTGTTGCGGGAGGCGGTCGCGGAGCGGTACCGGGCGCGGGGCGTACCGACCGGGCCGGAACAGGTCCTGGTCACCACGGGCGCCCAGCAGGGACTTTCGCTGCTGGTCCGGATGCTGGTGGCGCCCGGGGACGGGGTGCTGGTCGAGGCGCCGACGTACCCGGGGGCGCTGGACCTGTTCCGGGAGGCGGCCGCCGTCCTGCACCCGGTGGCGGTGGGGCCGGACGGGGTCGACGTGGCGGGCGCGGTCGCGGTGATGGAGCGTCATCGACCCGCGTTCGCGTACGTGGTGCCCCGGTTCCAGAACCCGACCGGGTCCCTGCTGCCGCCGTTGGCCGGCCGTCGGCTCGTCGAGGCGGCGAACGGGCTCGGGGTGCCGCTGGTGGACGACGAGGTGCTGACCGACCTCGCGTTCGCGCCGGGCACGCCGCCGCCGTCGCTCTCCTCCTACGGAGAGGTGATCGGGGTCGGCTCGCTGAGCAAGGTGGTGTGGGGCGGGCTGCGGATCGGCTGGGTGCGCGGCCCGGCACCGCTGATCGCCCGGCTGGCCCGGCTCAAGGCCATCCACGACCTCGGGTCCGACGTGCCGGCGCAGCGGGTGGCCGCGCAGATGCTGGGCGGCTTCGCGCCGATCGTGGCGGCCCGCGTGCGGGCGCTGCGCGCCGGCCACGACCACCTGCGGGCCGAGCTGGCGCGGCTGCTCCCGTCGTGGAGCTGTCCGCCGGCCGAGGGCGGCCAGACGCTCTGGGTGCGCCTCCCCCACGGCGACGGCGTCGCCTTCGCGCAGGTCGCGCTCCGGCACGGGGTGGCGGTGCTGCCGGGTGTCACGATGGACGCGCTGGGCGGCAGCACGCGCCGGCTGCGGCTGCACTTCCTGCTGCCTCCGGACGTCCTGTCGGAGGCGGTGGGCAGACTGGCGCGGGCGTGGAGTGAGTACGCGCCGCACGCCGCGGCGGCAGACCCCCCGTCCCCCCGTCCGGCGGCCCTGCCCGCGGCGCTGCACGCGATCGTGGTCTGAGGGGCGGGACCGTCGGGCGGGGCTCGGCCGGACCGCGCGCCGCGCGGCCGGCGGGTGGGCCGCCCGGGGCGGTGGGCCGATGGTACGGAGACGGCTCGCGGGTGGTGCGTGGGGGGTGCGCGGGCGGGTGGTGCGTGGACGGCGGATGGGCGCCGTGCGGCCGCCGTCCCGTCGCGCCGGTGCGTACGTGCGGGGATTCGTCGGCCTACGGCTTCTCACCCGCCCGGCGACCGCGTTGAATGTGCGGGGAAGGCCGGCACCGAGGAAAGGGACGCACCGTGGGGCGGGGTGGCAGGAAGCAGCTGTGGGTGGGGGCGGGGATCGCCTTCGCGGTGGTGCTCGTGAGCGGTCTGGTGTGGTTCAAGCCCTGGGCGCTCTGGGTGGACGAGACGGTGACCGAGGGGCTTCCCTCGACCGTGCCGGCGGCTCCGCGGCCGTCGCACGCCCCGTCGGCGGGGGTGTCGACGGCGCCCTCACCGAGCGGGCCCACGACCCTGGCACAGGGCACGTTCATCAGCCACGAGCACACGACGACCGGCGCGGTGAAGCTCCTGCGCCTCGAGGACGGGACGCACGCCCTGCGTCTGGAGGGCCTCGACACCAGCAACGGCCCCGACCTGCGGGTCTGGCTGACGGACGCGCCGGTGAAGGAGGGCAAGGCCGGATGGGGCGTCTTCGATGACGGGAAGTACGTCAGCCTGGGGAAGCTCAAGGGCAACAAGGGTGACCAGAACTACGTGCTGCCGGCGGACGTCGACGTGCCGGCGTACACGAGCGTCAGCATCTGGTGCGACCGGTTCGACGTGTCCTTCGGGGCCGCCGAACTCGTCCGCGCCTGACACGTGTCGGGGCCGGGGCCCGAAAGGCGCTCGGCACACCGTGCGTCCCTGGGTCCCGGCCCCTGGTCGGTCCTCCGCCACGCTCGGCCCCGGCGGGGCCGAGCGTGGCGGCCCGGCGGCCCCGGCGGCATGGGCGGCCCGGCGGTCCCGGCGGCATGGGCGGCCCGGCGGTCCGTGCTGGGCGACGGCCCGTGCGACCCGTGCGGGGCGACGGCGGTGGCTAGCCCTCCACGACGCCCAACTGCCGCATGACGCCCATGTCGTCGACGTTCCACCAGCTCTCCGCGATCTTCCCGCCGCGGCAGCGGAAGGTCGCGTGACCCGTGCCGGTGACGTCCCGGCCCGTGGGTTCGACGCCCTGGTAGGGGCCGACGTGACGGCCCTTGAAGGACATCCGCAGACAGACGGTGTCGCCCTCGGCGACGAGCCCCTCGATGGTGCACGTCGGCCGGAACGCCTCCATGATCTCCCGGTTCGCCTCCTTGGCGGTGGCCAGGTCCACGTCGTACGAGGGCTGGGACGGGTCGTGCTCGCGGTAGTCCGCGGTGCACAGCCGGTCGGCCGCCCCGATGTCACCCTTGTTGATCACCTCGTCCACGAAGCTCCGGACGACGAGCTTGTTGAGCTGCTCGTCCCGGACGACGTCCAGGTCCGTGAAGGTGGGCTCCCCGTCGCACAGGGCCACCATCTCCCGGAAGATCCGGTCGGTCTCCGGCAGCTTCGAGTTCTCCATCGCCTCCTCGTACGAGGGGAATTCCACGATCTCCAGGACGTGGGTGGAGTCGGAACGGTCCCGCGCCATCAACGAGTGCGTGGCCGTGCGCTTACCCTGTGTGGCCTCGACCCAGCTGTCCATCAGCCGGCTCATCTCGTCGACCCTGTCGGTCTTGCAGTCGATGATCTGGACGAATGTCATGACGCCTCCCGCCATAGGAGCGACTGCGCTGCTCTCAGCCTATGCCGGTCGCCCGTACCCGGCAGGGGTGGCAGCGCGGCCCACCGGAGGGGCCTGTCGGGCCCGCGGGCGGGCACCGGCCGGCGGGCGGGCACCGGCCGGCGGGCCGTCCACAGCGGCGTCGCGGGGTCGGCCGCGGCTTTCCGTGTCCCGGCGGGACGCGACCCGCGGGCGGGTGTTGACTGGCCGCCTGGCCGGGAAGGCCTGAGCTGTCCAGCGCGGAACGACGTGAAGGAGGCCCCCTGTGGCCCTCAAGACGGTGACCGACGCCTCGTTCGACGAGGACGTCCTCAAGAGCGACAAGCCCGTCCTGGTGGACTTCTGGGCGGAGTGGTGCGGGCCCTGCCGCCAGATCGCCCCGTCCCTCGAAGCGATCGCCCAGGAACACGGCGACAAGATCGAGATCGTCAAGCTCAACATCGACCAGAACCCGACGACCGCGGCCAAGTACGGCGTCATGTCCATTCCCACCCTGAACGTCTACCAGGGGGGTGAAGTGGTGCAGACCATCGTCGGCGCCAAGCCGAAGGTCGCCCTCGAACGGGAGCTGTCCTCCTTCCTCCAGGACTGAGCGCGCCTCGCGGGCTCCGGGTGCCGAGCGCCGGGGCTCGGGGGTGACGGGCGCCAGGGCGCCGGCCCCGCGGGTACGGGTGCCTGCGTCGGGAGCTCCGGGTTCCTGCGTCGGGGGCTACCGGGGGCCTACGTCGGGAGCTCCGGGGGCCTGCGTCGGGGGCTGCCGGTGCCGCCACGTCGGGTGGTGGGGACAGCCGGGCGCTCGGCGCGCGGCGCTGCCCGCCCGTCGGGACGGGCCCGGCGCCCGAGGCGGCGGCGGTGTCGCACCCGTGTCGCCCGACGCAGCGGCACGCGGTGGAGCGGCGTGGGGACAGCGTCAGCGCCGCCAGCCGCGCCTCCACCCCGGGTGGGGCGACGCGCCGCTCGCGCAGCACCCACGGCAGTGCGGCCAGGGCCGGTCCGAACGCGCGCGGCGACGGCAGGTCGCGCGGGACGGTACGGGCCAGGAAGACCGTCCGGCGCGGCGCGGCGCCGGCCGGGCGGCGCAGCCGGCAGGACCACAGCGTGCCGCGCGGGCCGTGGACGCGTCGCAGCGTGGAGTCCCTGGTGGCCGAGGGGGCTGGTGGACCGTCACGTCGGAGGCGTACACCAGCCACCACCCGCGTGACGCCCTGTCCGTCGCGAGGATGACGACCGTGGTGCGCGGGTCGGGCCCGGGGCGGTACGGGCGTCGGTGCCGACGTGGCTCACAGGAGGGCTCCTCGGGCGTCCAGGCGGCGGGCCGCGGCCTCCACGGCGGCGGGCAGCGGTCGTCGGTCCCGCAGTGCCGCCGGGAGTCGCCGGAGCATCTGGCGCAGGGCGGCACGGGCGTCCGGGTCGCGCCCGGCCTCTTGGAGGAGCTCCCGGGTGTGCCGCAGCGCGACGGGCAGGGGGCGGCGCAGCCAGGCCGTCAGGGCGGCGTTGCGGAGCTGGACGGCGGGGCGCCCCGGCCGGACGCCGCCGGTCGGGCTGTGGACGGCGACGACGTCGGGGCAGTGGCACACGCCCCAGCCGCGGGCCGTCAGGTCGTAGGCGAGGAGCGTCTCCTCGCCGCCGAGGAACAGGAGCGGGTGGTAACCGCCCGCCGCCAGGAAGGCCTTCCGTCGCGCCACGGCGGCGCAGGCGAGGAACCCGAAGACCTGGGGTCCCGGGAGGTCTTCGGCACGGCCGAGGGGTGAGGAGGCGAGCACATCGTTCATGGGGTCGGGTTCGCCCGCCGGGCCGACGTGGATCCGCGCCGCGACCAGCCCGAGCCTCTCGTGCCGGTCCAGGAGGTCCGCCGCGCGCCGCAGCGAGCCCGGCTCCCACCAGGAGTCGTCGTCGCTGAAGGCCACGTACGGAGTGCGGGCCCGCCGCACGCCCAGGGTGCGGCCGGGTGCCCCGAGGTTGCGGCCCGGGGTCAGCACCGTCGTCCCGGGGTGGTGGGCGGCCACGGCGTCCGGGGTGCCGTCGGTCGACGCGTTGTCCACGACGATGACCGGCGGCTCCTCTGGGAGGGCTGCGAGCCGGTCGAGTGAGCGCAGCAGCTGATCACGGCGGTTGTGGGTGATCACGATGACGGTGGTGCGGGCGTCAGGGCTCACGGGCGGGGCCTCCGAGACGTCGGACAGCAGCCGCCAGCATAGACAAATCGCCCCTGGGTGCGTCTTTTCTGCGCTTTCGCGAGGCGTGTTCACCGAGCGGGGTGGGCTTCGGGTGCCCGGCGGGAGAGGCCGGCGACCGCGGCGACCGGCGACCGCGGGGACCGGCGGCCGGCGGCCGGCGACCGCGGGGGACGGCCGGCCGTGCGCTCCCGTTTTCCGGTTGTCGAGCGGCCGAGTCAGCCGTCGGCGAGGGCGTGGCGGAGGAGCGGGAGCAGGCGGTCCCAGTGGCGCTGGAGCGCCGAGGGGTCGAAGGCGGCGGTGTCGGCCATGGTGAAGCCGTGGACGGTACCGGGATGGACCTCGGTGGTGTGGCGGACACCCGCGGCGTCGAGGGTCCGGTCGAGCTCGCCGATGGCCTCCGCCGACATGTCGTTCTCGGCGAGGCCGATGTGGACGCGGGCGGTGAGCCGGGGGGCCAGGCGGTGCGGACTGTCGGGCGCGTCGGTGACCAGGGGGCTCGGGTGGAAGCCGGCGACGGCGGCCACCCGGTCGGGGTGGGCCGCCGCGGTGCGCAGCGCCAGGACGGCGCCCATGCAGTAGCCGATCACGCCGACCGGCCCGGCGCCGACTTGGGGCTGGGCGGTGAGGAAGTCGAGGTAGGCGTCGGCGTCGCGCAGGGCCCGCTCGGTGGTGTGCGCCTCGACCAGCGGCATGAGCCGGGCGAAGAGCCCGGGTCGCGCCTCTTCTCCGATGTACTCGGGGAGTTCGACCACCGGCGCCGGGCCGTGCCGGTAGTAGAGGTTGGGGACGAGCACGTAGTAGCCGTGCGCGGACAGTTCGCGGGCCATCTCCCGCAGCACGGGCCGCAGTCCGATGGCGTCCATGTACAGCAGGACCCCCGGGTGCCGCCCGTCACCGTCGGGGAAGGCGGCGAAGGCGTCGGCCCGGCCGTCCGCGGTGGGTATCTGCAACGTCTTCGTGGGCATGCCGGATGTCCCTTCCCTGGGCTGGGGTCACCGTAGCAGGGGAGATCAAACACCGCTGGTCCGTGTCGAGTTGGCAGAGCGTGCGACCTGCCGGGCGCCACACATGACAATGTGTCAGGCGGGTCCGCGGGTCCGGACGCGGTGTTCGGTGGGGCGGATGCCCAGGGTTCGCTTGAAGGCGGCACTGAGGGCGTACGCGTTGGCGTACCCGACCTGGCGGGAGATCGCGTCGACGGTGGCGTCGGTGCGGGCCAGCAGGTCGGCGGCGTGGGAGATCCGCCATTCGGTGAGGTAGGCCATCGGCGGCCGGCCGACGACGTCGTGGAAGCGTTGGGCGAACCGGGCGCGGGACATGCCGGCCGCCGCGGCCAGCGAGGCGACCGTCCAGGGGCGGGCCGGGTCGCCGTGGATCAGTTTCAGCACCCCGCCGACCGCGGGGTCGCGGTGGGCGCGGTACCAGGCGGGGGCGTGGGCGTCCGAGTGGTCGAACCAGGCGCGGAGGCTGGAGAGGAGCAGCAGGTCGAGCAGTCGGTCGAGGATGACCTGGCGGCCGGGAGCGTCCGTGCGCAACTCGTTCTCGATCATCGTGAGCGGGAGGTGGCCCTCCGCGGCGGCGGGGACCAGGGCCAGGCGCGGCAGGGCGGTGAGGACCCGCTCCGAGACGTGGCCCCGGACCGGGTAGGTGCTCTTGAGGAGGACGGTGCCGGGGTCGGCGGGGTCCGCGGCGCCGGGCCCGCACATGGGCAGGACGTCACCCACGATGAGGGCCCCGTCGGGCGTGGCGCACCGGTAGCCGTCGCCGTCCGGGGCGTCCAGGAGGGCCATCGGCGGCGCCCGCGGGTCGTCCGCGACGGTGTAGGGCTCGGGTCCCGCCACGATCGCCACGTCCCCCTGCCGCAGCGGTACCGGATCCGCGCCGTCCGGGGTCAGCCAGGCGTCGCCGCGGAGCATCGTCAGCAGGGAGAGCGGCGCCCCGTCGAGGCACCGCAACGACCACGGGGGGTTGAGGACCGACTGGTCGAAGAGTGCCCTCGGGCGCGGACGTCCTGCAGCAGTCCGGACAGCGCGTCATCCATGCCGGCCGAGCCTGCGCGGCCGTTCCCCGCGCGGGCCCGGCGAGGGGAGACGCCCGGACATCGGAACGAGATGATCAGCCATCGCCCGTCCCGCCCCCGCGCCGTGTACTGAGTACATGATCACTGACAACACCCCTCGCATCCTCGTCCTCGGCGGCACCGGCAAGTCCGGCAGCCGCGTGGCCACCGCGCTCCGCCGTGGCGGCCTGTCCCCCGCCGTCGCCTCCCGCCGCGGCCCCGTCCGCTTCGACTGGGCCGACCGCTCGACCTGGAAGCCGGCCCTCGACGGCGTCGACGCCGTGTACGTGGTGGACTCCCAGGGCCCCGACGCGCCCGCCAAGGTCCGCGACTTCGCCGGCGCCGCCGCCCGAGCCGGGGTACGGCGGCTGGTGCTGCTGTCCGCCCGCATCTGGGGCGAGCTGGGCGGCGGCCGTCTCGCCACCGAGCAGGCCGTACGGGCGTCGGGCAGGGAATGGACGATCCTGCGCCCCACCTGGTTCGCCCAGGACTTCACCGAACTGGAGAGCCTGGCCTCCCCGCTGGACGCCCCGGGCGAGCTGCGGCTGCCCACCGGGGAGGGCCGGGAGGCGTTCGTCGACCTGGAGGACCTCGCGGACGTGGCGGTGGCGGCGCTGACGGAGGACGCGCACGCGGGGCGTACGTACGTCCTGTCGGGCGCCCGGTCCCTCGGCTTCGGGGAGGCGGTCGCGGAGATCGCCCGTGCGACGGGCCGACCG
This portion of the Streptomyces changanensis genome encodes:
- a CDS encoding aminotransferase-like domain-containing protein, encoding MKPIPLPLDELVARLGRWSAGRGPLYLLLAARFRQLIDEGVLVPGALLPPDRRLAGALAVGRTTVVAAYDTLRQEGRLVRRQGSGTRVASAALPPGPRVRETSNPLFLHLLEAPDDVILMSCAAPLDPPPELAEAYRTVTLPPGDLGYHPAGLPVLREAVAERYRARGVPTGPEQVLVTTGAQQGLSLLVRMLVAPGDGVLVEAPTYPGALDLFREAAAVLHPVAVGPDGVDVAGAVAVMERHRPAFAYVVPRFQNPTGSLLPPLAGRRLVEAANGLGVPLVDDEVLTDLAFAPGTPPPSLSSYGEVIGVGSLSKVVWGGLRIGWVRGPAPLIARLARLKAIHDLGSDVPAQRVAAQMLGGFAPIVAARVRALRAGHDHLRAELARLLPSWSCPPAEGGQTLWVRLPHGDGVAFAQVALRHGVAVLPGVTMDALGGSTRRLRLHFLLPPDVLSEAVGRLARAWSEYAPHAAAADPPSPRPAALPAALHAIVV
- a CDS encoding DM13 domain-containing protein, encoding MCGEGRHRGKGRTVGRGGRKQLWVGAGIAFAVVLVSGLVWFKPWALWVDETVTEGLPSTVPAAPRPSHAPSAGVSTAPSPSGPTTLAQGTFISHEHTTTGAVKLLRLEDGTHALRLEGLDTSNGPDLRVWLTDAPVKEGKAGWGVFDDGKYVSLGKLKGNKGDQNYVLPADVDVPAYTSVSIWCDRFDVSFGAAELVRA
- a CDS encoding ester cyclase; this encodes MTFVQIIDCKTDRVDEMSRLMDSWVEATQGKRTATHSLMARDRSDSTHVLEIVEFPSYEEAMENSKLPETDRIFREMVALCDGEPTFTDLDVVRDEQLNKLVVRSFVDEVINKGDIGAADRLCTADYREHDPSQPSYDVDLATAKEANREIMEAFRPTCTIEGLVAEGDTVCLRMSFKGRHVGPYQGVEPTGRDVTGTGHATFRCRGGKIAESWWNVDDMGVMRQLGVVEG
- the trxA gene encoding thioredoxin, with amino-acid sequence MALKTVTDASFDEDVLKSDKPVLVDFWAEWCGPCRQIAPSLEAIAQEHGDKIEIVKLNIDQNPTTAAKYGVMSIPTLNVYQGGEVVQTIVGAKPKVALERELSSFLQD
- a CDS encoding glycosyltransferase family 2 protein; amino-acid sequence: MSPDARTTVIVITHNRRDQLLRSLDRLAALPEEPPVIVVDNASTDGTPDAVAAHHPGTTVLTPGRNLGAPGRTLGVRRARTPYVAFSDDDSWWEPGSLRRAADLLDRHERLGLVAARIHVGPAGEPDPMNDVLASSPLGRAEDLPGPQVFGFLACAAVARRKAFLAAGGYHPLLFLGGEETLLAYDLTARGWGVCHCPDVVAVHSPTGGVRPGRPAVQLRNAALTAWLRRPLPVALRHTRELLQEAGRDPDARAALRQMLRRLPAALRDRRPLPAAVEAAARRLDARGALL
- a CDS encoding dienelactone hydrolase family protein; this translates as MPTKTLQIPTADGRADAFAAFPDGDGRHPGVLLYMDAIGLRPVLREMARELSAHGYYVLVPNLYYRHGPAPVVELPEYIGEEARPGLFARLMPLVEAHTTERALRDADAYLDFLTAQPQVGAGPVGVIGYCMGAVLALRTAAAHPDRVAAVAGFHPSPLVTDAPDSPHRLAPRLTARVHIGLAENDMSAEAIGELDRTLDAAGVRHTTEVHPGTVHGFTMADTAAFDPSALQRHWDRLLPLLRHALADG
- a CDS encoding NmrA family NAD(P)-binding protein is translated as MITDNTPRILVLGGTGKSGSRVATALRRGGLSPAVASRRGPVRFDWADRSTWKPALDGVDAVYVVDSQGPDAPAKVRDFAGAAARAGVRRLVLLSARIWGELGGGRLATEQAVRASGREWTILRPTWFAQDFTELESLASPLDAPGELRLPTGEGREAFVDLEDLADVAVAALTEDAHAGRTYVLSGARSLGFGEAVAEIARATGRPLRFVPVSEDAYRAEFTARGYPDAVADELPAMYRHIREERGATVTDGVREALGRAPRDFAEYVARTDFDAARASVS